Proteins from one Ranitomeya variabilis isolate aRanVar5 chromosome 1, aRanVar5.hap1, whole genome shotgun sequence genomic window:
- the LOC143801161 gene encoding vomeronasal type-2 receptor 26-like produces the protein MKNMSSCCHDCTTCSEGQISNTSDSENCHKCPDGTWPNEIKDNCIPKIVEFLSYEQDVMAAVFSSMSGLFLIITIHVSGIFIFFSDTPIVKANNRNISFILLLSLTLSLLCVFLFIGRPDDTTCMLRQISIGVTFTVAVSSILAKSIMVSIAFKATRPGSSWRRWMGVTLPNSVVLICSFIQFLNGLIWLSVSPPFQEMDMDTYPGKIIIQCSEGSVVAYYFMLGYLGFLAAVSFVLAFMVRTLPDIYNEAKYITFSMLLFCSVWICAIPAYQSSKGKNMVMVEIFSILASEIGILGCIFFPKCYNIVMRPEMNSRRQFLEKH, from the exons ATGAAAAACATGTCCTCATGCTGCCATGATTGTACAACGTGTTCGGAAGGACAAATATCCAACACATCTG ACAGTGAAAATTGCCACAAGTGTCCTGATGGGACATGGCCGAATGAAATTAAAGACAACTGTATTCCAAAAATAGTAGAGTTTCTGTCATACGAGCAGGATGTAATGGCAGCAGTCTTCTCCTCCATGTCTGGACTTTTTCTGATTATAACCATCCATGTATCAGGGATTTTCATCTTCTTCTCGGACACTCCTATAGTAAAAGCCAATAATCGGAACATCAGCTTCATTCTTCTTCTGTCCCTCACGTTGAGTTTATTATGTGTGTTCCTGTTCATTGGTCGCCCCGATGACACAACCTGCATGCTACGACAAATCTCCATTGGAGTCACCTTCACAGTTGCAGTTTCTTCCATCCTGGCCAAGTCCATCATGGTTTCCATCGCTTTTAAAGCCACCAGACCTGGAAGCTCCTGGAGGAGATGGATGGGGGTGACGCTGCCCAATTCGGTAGTCCTGATCTGCTCCTTCATTCAGTTTCTGAATGGTCTTATTTGGTTGTCGGTTTCTCCTCCATTTCAGGAGATGGACATGGACACTTATCCAGGAAAGATCATTATTCAGTGTAGTGAAGGTTCTGTTGTGGCTTATTATTTCATGTTGGGTTATCTGGGGTTTCTGGCGGCTGTGAGCTTCGTTCTGGCTTTCATGGTGAGGACATTACCTGATATTTACAATGAGGCCAAGTACATCACCTTCAGCATGCTGCTCTTCTGTAGCGTCTGGATCTGTGCTATCCCAGCGTATCAGAGCAGTAAGGGGAAGAACATGGTCATGGTGGAGATATTCTCTATATTGGCCTCGGAAATTGGGATATTGGGCTGTATATTCTTCCCCAAATGCTACAATATTGTCATGAGGCCGGAGATGAACAGCAGAAGACAGTTCCTGGAGAAACATTAA